The genomic DNA CCGGCAGAATTTCATCTTCAGGTTGTTGCATCTGCATCCAAAACTCATAAGTGCGAGATTGCGGGTGCAGTTCGCTTGTGTGTTCTAGGTAAGTCAGAGGGTATTGGCCAGAGTGTCCACCGAAGGTTGCTTGTGGACGGTAGCTGCTGGAACGCATGTCTGGGCTAATCGACGCTAAGATCGAATCCGATACTTGAATACGCACGTAAACTTTATCGTTCTGATACAAGCTAAGTAGCGTTTCTCCTGGAGTCGCGTTTTCAAAGCGTTGCTTGTCTACCGTGGAAACCGTACCCGAAAATGGCGCGAGTAATTTGGTGTAACTGAGCTTACGCTCCGCTGCTGCTAAATTTGCCGACGCAAGCTTGTAGTTAGCCGTCAATTGATCGTGTTCAGATTGCGACAACATTTTGCTGCCAAACATCTCAGTACCACGTGCGAGTTGTTTACTGGCTAGCTCGAACAGGGACTTTGCGTCAGTAAGGTCTTGAACGTAAGTAGCATTATCTAACGTTGCGAGCAGCTGCCCTTTTTCTACTGCGTCCCCCGCCTCTACGGTTACTTGTTGAATTTCACCAGCCAGCTTAAATGACAATGGTGTGAGTTCTGCAGGCATAACCTGACCATTAAAGCTTCTATACTGATCGGTCAATGGTGCACCGACTTCAAAAGTTGACACCAACAAAGGTGGCTGTTCACGATGTTGGATTTCATTATTACAGGCTTGAAGTAACAACGCTGATGCAACAACCACTGATAATTTAGAAAGGTTCATTAAATACCCCCCTCACGTAGCCATGCTTTTACTTGTTGTCCTTCAGATAAAACATCGACACCGGCTTCTACGATTAAGTCGCCTGAAGATAAACCATCAATCACATTACCTTGTTTATTCAGAGTGACTTGTACCTTAGAAATCAATTGCGAATCTGGGTTGTAACGCCACAGTTCACCGTGGCCTTCCTCTTTACTGAGCCAAGCAGAATCAACAATACCGATACCGTAGTCCGATCGGTTTTTCTGTACTTCTACTTGCGCCGTCATTCCTGAAAGCAGGTTGATATCTTGTGGCTTTTCGATGGACACAACCGCTTGGTAGCTGTTGGTATCTTCGTCGGGCTGAGTTGATATTTCTTTAAAGCGAGTTGGGATACGAATGCCGCGGTGGCTATCCATCACAACCCACATGTTTGAGCTTGTTAGATCTTGAATCGAACGGTCTTCGAGTTTTGAAACTGGAATAGAGAACGTCACATCCATTTCGCCGCTGTTCAAAATGTTTAGAACTGGCTGTTTCTCCGCAATTAGCTGATATTGCTTACCAAATACCATTGATACTACGCCATCGAAAGGAGCAACTAATTTCGTGTAGCCAAGGTTTGTTTTTGCTTGCTCCAACTCAACTTCAGCGGCAGTAAAAGTGTTAAGGGCTTGGTCGTAATAATCGGTACTCACAAGCTTTTTCGAGTACAACTCCGAAGCCTGTTTGTATTGACTGTTCGCAAGGTCAAATTTCGCTTGTGCAGCATCAACCGCAATTCGGTAATCCGTTGCATCTAACACGGCTAAAACTTGGCCTTTCTTAACTTCTTGTCCCATACGAACATCGAAAACTTTGATATCGCCACCCACTTGGAATGACAACGCAGCACGATCTGTCGCGTCGACCTTTGCGATAAAGCTATCAAGATCAACATCCGTCTGTTGAGGGATCTCAAATAACTTTACAGGCTTAATAACCTGTACATTTTCTTCTGACTGAACCTTGTTACATCCGGTCAGAGAGCCTGCGAGTAACAGCGCGGCGATCACTGCACCTACCTGCTTACTTGTTTTGGCGTGAATAGACACCTCGGATTGCATGTTGCGTCTCCATTTAATTATTATCATTTACTACACAGATGTGCAGTATATTGGAAAATTGCAGATTCACAAGTTTTACTTTCCACCTGTGCAGTATTTTTTATTTCAGTAAAAACAGTGTAGAATGTCGTAATCGGATAAATGTGTGAAATGAAGATGACTGAAAAGAAGCAAGGTAGAAGAAGTGCAAAAGACGCTGAAGAAACTCGATTTCAAATAATGACTGTGGCTGCAGAGATGTTCTGTGACTCTGGTTACGAACGTGTTTCGTTGCGTAATATCAGCGAAAAAGCTGGTGTATCTCATAGCCTCATTCGCCACCATTTCGGTAGTAAAGAAAAGATCTGGCATGCAATAAGTGATTGTTTACATGTGTATTTTCAATCTTACATCAGTAAAATCATGCAGGAACTACCAAAAGGTGTTGCACCGAATATTTCGATCTATTTGTTTGCCATGCGTCTGTTTACTAACATGATTCATTCTCGAAGACCAATGCAGCTTCTCTCAGATTCTGTACGTCAAGAAGACAACCTCGTTGACTACTTTATTGATAATGTGGGCGATCTTGAGTATGAGATAAACATGCTTGCAGACCAATACAACAAGGCGAATCCGGAAAAAGCCGTCAATATTTATGAAATTAAATGGCAAATGATTATGTTCGCGAACGGTGCAGTTTGCCTAACTCCCTTCATGGAAAGTACCTGGAACGAAGGTGATATAGAGGCAACGGCTGAAGAAGCGCTAATGAAACACTGGCAGATGTTCAATAAACAAATGGTTAATCAATTTGCTATTGAAGAAGAATGGGTACTTAAACCGAGCACTCTAGAAGAATTAATTTATGAAGTGCCGTGCGAGTGGAAATGTAACCCAGAACACAACCACGACTGACATCAATTCCAGGCAAAAATAATTTGAACGATGCAAAAACGCGCCGTTACATCATTCATGTAACGGCGCGTTTTTATTGGAAAGGTTCAGAAAGCCCGGTTATCGGCGAGCCTTACCGCGATTTTGGTGAATCTTGAGCTTTGCTTTCATTTTACGCTTTTCTGCTGAACGGCTTTTACTACGACCACCTCGCTCAGGTGACACATCTTGCTCGGGGCTAGGTTCAAAGCCCTTTAGCCACTCTTGAGGTAGACGTGTATCGAGTAGTCGCTCAATTGCGCCCAGCAAGTACGCTTCATCGTGGCTCATAAGAGAAATTGCAAGGCCACTATTACCCGCACGGCCTGTACGACCAATACGGTGCACATAGTCTTCCGCTTTGTAAGGCATATCGTAGTTCACCACTTGTTCAAGCTGCTGAATATCGATGCCACGGGCAGCAACATCGGTTGCGATAAGTGCTCTTACTTTACCTGATTTAAAATCGTCGAGGGCTTTTTGGCGAGCACCTTGGCTTTTATCACCATTGATTGATGCCGCTTTAATCCCATCCAATTTAAGCTCTTTAACCAAAGCATCTGTGCCCTGCTTCGTCTTAGTAAACACCAATACCTGTTGCCAGTTATTTGAACCAATTAAGTACGCTAGTAATTCGCTTTTGCGCTTCTTATCGACTGGGTAAACCATCTGTTTAACCGTCTCAGCAGTGCTATTGGTTGGAGTCACTTGAATTTCACTTGGTGACTGCATCATGCGGTGCGCAATGGCTTTGATTTTGTTGTCGAACGTTGCCGAGAAAAACAGAGTTTGTCGCACTTCATTCATACGCGAAAGAATACGTTTGATGTCGGGCATGAAACCCATGTCTAACATGCGGTCAGCTTCATCTAATACCAATACTTCTGTTTGGCTCAACATGATGTTCTTAGTGAACATGTGGTCAATCAAACGACCCGGAGTCGCAACTAAGATATCGGTACCTGCACGTAGGTTATCGGTTTGGACCTTCATGCTCACTCCACCATAAGCCACTACCACTTTGAGGTCTGTGCCCTTTGCGTAGCTAGTTACGTTATCAAACACCTGTTGTGCAAGCTCACGCGTTGGCACTAAAACCAGAGCACGAACTAACTTAGGGTTTGGAATAACGTTATCTTTGGTTGCGAGTAATCTTTGAATAATTGGCAAGCCAAAAGCCGCTGTTTTACCCGTACCCGTTTGAGCACCAGCCAGCACATCTTTGCCCTCTAATACCAAAGGAATCGCTTGTTCTTGAACACTGGTTGGAGCCGTAAAATTAAGCTCTGATAGCGTAGCAAGTAGATGCTCAGACAATCCTAGTTGGTTAAAAGATTTCGTAGATTCAGACATAGTATGATGCTCAAAGATTAAATAGGCGCGGATTGTAGCAAACCTGCATTACGCTGTTTACCTTTCCTTTTGATTTTTCTGTAATTGGAGTGCATTAAACTCTTTTGCTTCCTTCAAAACCATGGGATAAAGCTCATTAAAGTGACACTGCAACGTATCATAGTGAATTTCTAAGTCAGCATAGCACGCTTTAAGCAGACCGAGCTTTGGCCTTCTCGACGCCATTCGTTGTAACACCATTTCTATGGATGACATCTCTTGATAGCTCTCTAACCACCTCTGCTCAGCCATTTTTTGGTGAACAGTAATGAAGTGCTCAGGCCAATGTGGCTCTTGGTGTTCAAAGATCTGCTGATGGCTGTCGGAGCAAAAATGCTCAAGTGATTGTGTCGAGAACTGAGCCCAATGATTAGCTAAGCAGTGGTCCCAGAATACATCGAGTGCAATAGGCGCAAAGCGTTTCGTTTGATTTGAAAAGAGTGATTTAGCAGAACGAGAAACGTCGTGCCTATCTGTATAACTGTCTACAAATCGATGAAGTCGAATTCCATCGGACAGCGAATCTGAATAGTGTTTATTTGGGTCGCCTTTCACAAAATCACCTAACAAGTTTCCTGCTAGGTTGCTCTTACAGTGTTTGGCGATATGAAGGTGTGCGAGAAAGTTCATTGAACCTCATTAAAGTGTCGAGAACTAAGTAACATGGTAAACGTACTTGTTTATCTTCGCGAACTTTAATGAGGATAGCTTTTGGTATGACGAGTGAGCGAATCCAGATTTGCTCAGTATAAGAATTGAAATGAAACGTTAGTTAGAAGATGTAAAAAGCTCTTCTGCTAACTGTTTAACTGTCTGTTCGTAGTCAGATAAATCAATGCCAATTTCCATAGCATCTAACAGCTCAAGACTTTCGTCATTATAAGATTGGTCACTCATTGTGCCCCCTCTATTCCTTGGTGTGGACGTGTTGTCCAATTAACTAGTGCACCATCTTGGACTTATATTATGTCACTTTGATGAACGCACTCTACTCTACCCATTCCATATTTATAGCTTGAAGCTACTCGCGATCATCAGCGCTTATCTACGCTAAAGGGGTATACGCAAACGACATATGTACTGCCACCTTACACCAAGTACAACAAATTACTCTATAAATTTTGAAGCAGATCATGGTCAAACGTTTGCTTCACCCTTTTAAATGCCTAGACCCAAAATTAACGTAAACTTAAATTTACAGTGGATATTTTTTATTACATTAAATATTGCAATTGGAATTAAACTCAATCAGAATACTTCAAAATCGAGATATTCTTTGGGTTTATGCGCTTAAGCTAGAAGAATTACAATGAAAACACACTCTAACGTAAAGAATTATATACAATGAATAAATCAAAGGTTTTCGGTAGTACTTTGATCATTGCAGGCACAACGATTGGTGCTGGCATGCTCGCTCTTCCTCTTGCTTCTGCAGGCATTGGCTTTTCAACTTCACTTTTCTTGATGCTTGGTTTGTGGGCATTAATGGCGTTTACAGCATTATTAATGGTTGAGCTTCACCAATTCGTGGAGTCCGACGCGACCCTACACACACTGGCTCACACGATTTTAGGTACTAAGGGGAAATGGATTGCGAGCTTCGCGGTTATGTTCCTGTTTTATGCTCTATGCGCAGCTTACATCGCGGGCGGTGGTGCACAGTTTAATCAGCGTATTTCAGATATAGCGGGTATTGAGCTGAACGGCCAAGTCACGACTTTACTATTCACACTGCTAGTAGCGGGCGTTGTAACCATTGGCACACACAGTGTTGATAAAGTAAACCGCGTTTTATTTGGTTTGAAACTTATCGCTATGGTTCTGGTACTTAGCTTCCTAGCACCAAACATCACTTCTCAATACCTATTGAGCATGCCTTTACAGCAAGGCCTGATCGTTGCAGCTATTCCTGTCGTGTTCACGTCTTTCGGCTTCCACGGGAGTATCCCTTCTATCGTAAGATACCTAGATGGCGATGTACGCTCGCTACGTAAAGTAATGATTATCGGCTCTGCGTTGCCTTTAGTTATCTACATTTTCTGGCAAGGCGTTACTTTAGGCGTTGTAAGTCAAGAACAATTACTTTCTGACACTAGTCTAGGTGCCCTATTGGTTTCATTGTCGCAAACGGTGCATCAATCAAACCTTAGCGTCATCGTAGGCGTGTTTGCCGACCTCGCTCTTCTCACTTCATTTATCGGCGTTAGCTTAGGTCTATTCGAATTTATGGGTGACTCGTTAAGCAAAAAACTGGGCAGTGCAAAACGCGTTAAGACTGCGATTATCACTTTCTTGCCTCCACTTGGCTTTGCACTGTTCTACCCACAAGGTTTCATCATGGCGCTGGGCTATGCTGCGATTGCACTTTCAGTACTAGCGATTCTTCTACCTACCGTAATGGTATACAAAGTTCGCTACACAGATTTCTCGGTAAAATCTCACGGTACAGAAGCGACGTACCAAGTATTGGGCGGAAGCAAAGCACTATTTTTAGCGGGTAGTGTTGGCGTATTTATCATTGCGATTCAGATCCTTATATCAGTAGGGTTATTACCGTCTTTGGGCTAATAAACTCATACAGGATATAAATGCTTGATTGAGATCTCATAAATGAAATGTTGTTATCATTAATTTTCACAATTAGTCGATTGATGTCACATTTTTATTGAGGTCGGTTATTTAGAGTCCACGGTAAAGGATTTACCGTGGAGTTTTTATGAAAGAAGTACAATTTCGAACGATAGACAAGCTGTTTATCAAAATGTCTATCAACGATAAGTTTTGGGTTATTTTCTTAATCTTCTTCGCTGCAGTAGTAAGCTTATCTGGCGTCAACTATGTCAATAAAATGGAACAAATTGACACTAGTGCAAAACTACAAGCTGAATACCAATTACAAGGCATTTTGTCAGCCTCAGATATCCCGACTAGCGTAAATGGCGTTACTCAACAATCAAACCCTCACGCTACAACGATTTCAGATAAAGGCGTTGTTACGGCAACGGCAATCGGTACCGATGGTAAATACTATTCACTTACCCTTCCTAGTTACGATACTCAAGACCAAAAACAGCAAGCACTGTACACTTTATTACTCAGCTTTTTATGTTGTGTCCCTTTTGGTCTTTTCTGCTACTGGGTTGCTACTTTCTTAGGTGGCGCACTTTGGGTACTTTATACAACCACTCAAAAGATTGGAGATGGCGATTTAACCTCTCGACTCGGCTTCCACCCAGGACGTGATGAGTTTGGAACGATTGGCTGCGCACTTGACCGAGCAATGGATACTCTGACCGAACTGGTAAACAACGTTAACCAAAGCGCCGCAACGCTTAGCGAAGCCTCTTCTTCTTTTGAAACTGAGATGAAGCGCAGCGAGACACAAATTATGAGTCAAAACGCTTCGCTAGACTCTGTTGCAACAGCAATGGACCAAATGACAGCTTCTGCAAACGAAGTATCTAACATTTCAGCACGTTCGACCGAGCAGACGGAACAAGACGCACAACAAATTAACGACAGCCACGCGAAGGTACAACAAGCAATTTCAGAAATAACTACCCTCTCTTCTTTGATCGAGCAAACCTCTTCTTCTGTGACAAGCTTGAATGTGAACACCAGTCAAATAAACGAAGTGATAACCACAATCAATGCTATCTCAGAGCAAACAAACCTACTCGCATTGAACGCAGCCATTGAAGCTGCTCGTGCGGGCGAACAAGGACGTGGTTTCGCGGTGGTTGCTGATGAAGTAAGGACGCTGGCTAGCCGAACTCAATCCGCAACGGTAGAGATCCAAGCTATGATTGAGCGTTTACAACAAGAAAGCCAAAACATTGCAAAGATTACCGAGCAAACCGTCGATCAAGCGCAGACCAGTAGCCAGCTGATTTCAAACATCGGGGACGACGTAAACTCAATTGCTGACTCCGCACAAGCGCTAATGGACATGAGTATTCAAATCGCCACATCTGCTGATGAGCAAAGCAACGTAGCGAATACCATCGCGGCAGAGCTCAATGACATTCGCAGTCAATCCGATGTAATAAAAGAAGTCGCTCAAAACTCATCGAACGGTGTATCAAAGCTAACGGACGCATCGATTACCCTATCTCAGACATTAGCGAGATATCGCACTTAAGCTAACTAAGATAAGCGTCATGGCGCTGGAAAATAACAATCGCCAGCTTCTGAACTAGGAAAAATTTAAAGCAAACTAAAAAGGACTCGCTATGAGTAATGCCAGTCAGTTAAGCTGACTGGCATTTTTCCTGTTCGTTGCATATTTTTGGGGTTTCAGTTTCACCCAACGAGGGTAACTTCTATCTTCTCTTCGAGGTGGCAGGGTAAACATGGATATTTGCTTGAGTAAGACTTCATAATGTTTAGGAAGTTTTCCAGGACTCGTTAAAGGTAAAGCCGCGAAGTATTGAGTCACAGCCATAGCACTACTCGTAAAGCTTAATTGATTTGGCCAGACGCTATCTAATTTAATCGCAGCCTTTGTCATAACTTGTCTTATAAGGTTATAGGCGAGCAAAATCCCCCAGAGCTCCTGCTTGACCATATCTGGGCGCTTACTTCGTAATGTATACTCACTATCAAGCAAGGTTTGCTTCATTTCCCGATAGCCTAATTCGATTTCCCAACGATAGCGATAAAGCTCTACGATGTCTTCACCAGGAAAGCGTAACCCATCACGCATTGATGTAAGTACCTGATATGTCTTCCCTTTGATGATTTTCGACACTAACCTTGCTTCTATTGTCTCAGGGAGATCACTGAACTTCTTTCTTGCCTGAGGTGTCGTTTTTATATCAACGATAGCGTCACTCTGACTGTATTTATGAACGACTTCATACTGGAAGTCTTTTCTCACAGGAAGCATCCAATGCCTTTCTTTGCCTACCTTATTCCAGCGATTAAGTAGCCCTAGAGAGTAGTATCCTTTGTCAAAAATAGTCAGCGAATGATCGGGGGTTTGTTCGATGAGTTCTTCTGCAAGGCGCATTTCGCTGGTGCGATAGTCAGAGAATGTACTATCGATTAGTTGATGACTTGTAAGCTCCATCAAGCAAACCATACGTACCTTAGGGTAAATATTCTCCGATGATTGATTGCTCTGTGCTTTAAACTCTTGATGATTTTCAGGTGTATCTGTCGTTCTCCAAACGACACCATCGACGGATAGAAGGTTTAGTCCACACCAAGTTTCGAAATTAGACGAGTGATAGCCATGCGTAGCCATCTTCTTAAAGACTTGTTTAACGCCTTCTTCGCCTAATCTCTGTCTCGCTTGAACAACAGCACTTGGGGCAACAAAGCGTTGTCTGTCTGGCAGGACAATATCGAGTTGGTTAGCAATATCCCAAACAGATTGTTGACGAAAGAGACTCATTCCAACAACGGACCAAAGTACGGCCTCCAAAGGTAACCGTCTTCTTCTAACGGTTGCGACGCCAGCTTGCTCAAAACCTTGCTGGATAAGCTCTGGACTAAGAATTTCAGAGTATTTTTCAAAGTGGTGGAAGGTATTACACGACTGAAAAGTATTGGCAAGTTGGCTTTCTAAAGACATAAAAAAATCCGATATTAGTTTCCTAATATCGGATTCTGAAGCCTTTTGAGGATCGGTCAAATGATCTCACAAATTTCTTAACTGATCGGTATTACTCGCTATGAGTCCTTTTTAATAAAATCCGCCAATGTCATTACATTTACCATGGTTACTAACGATGAGATTATCATTACCATGAAGCAAGTCGCAAAGGAGAGAATATAAGGGAGCAAAACTGTCTAATAAACGAGCTTAGGAGTAATCTAGCTATACGGGTCTTTTTTCGCTTACCCTTTTGCTGCAGGTGACACATAATGAATAAAACAGAAGCACCAAACACCGAAGACGTGACATGCCCTTTATGCCAACATGACGAATATCTACTCTCAGAAAGTGGAGAGAAGTTTACTTGCGCATCCTGCGGATTTCACACAAAACAATTTAGTAAAGTACTCAGCCTTCAATTGGGCGTTAACCCACCAAAGCTGCAGAGCTCGGTTTATCACCACTGGAGCAGTGCTTGCCATTAATCCAAACGGAAATTTCTTCCAAACTATAGATATCCTGAGCCGCCAGCTCTGCTGTGTCGGCTTTTGGGTCACCACTTAATGTCTCATCTACATTCGGTCTTAATCTGAACGACTGAATACCCGCTCTTACACCTGCTTCAATACCTTTCAAGGTATCGTCAACATAAATACACTCATTAGGTAAAAAACCCATATTCATTGCGGTATACATGATCAAGTCTGGCTCTGGTTTCCAGCTGTTTGCATCAAACGCCGAAAACACTTTCCCTTTAAAGTCATCAAGCATACCTGTCATTGCGAGAGAAGATTCAACTCTAGATTTCGGTGCATTAGAAGCAATACAAAATTCGATGTCTTGATGTTTGAGGAATTCAATCAGTTCGATAGCACCATCCATCGGCTTCAAGTGACGTTGGAACAAGGCTTCTAATTCAGTGCGATATAAAGGTTCGAGTGTATCAATAGAGATGGATAGACCAAGACGAGCCTGCGTGTCCAGTAAAATATCTGCTAGCTTCCCGCCTTGAAAGTGAGCGTAGCAGTCGTTGAGGTTTAAGTTGGCCCCAAATTCGCTGAAGACATTGACTAAGGCTTGGCAGCACAGCTTTTCACTGTCGATAAGCGTGCCATCGCAATCAAATATCACACATTTAGTCTGTTCTAACCGCATAGTTCTCTCACTCAGATTCAATCCAAGTTTTATCCTATAGGGTTCTTTCAAAGTGAGGGATGACTGAGGTAACAGTTTACGGATGCATGCTTATTTCTCTTCGCAAAATATACTGCAGATCACCTTATGAGTCGCCAT from Vibrio chagasii includes the following:
- a CDS encoding DEAD/DEAH box helicase, with amino-acid sequence MSESTKSFNQLGLSEHLLATLSELNFTAPTSVQEQAIPLVLEGKDVLAGAQTGTGKTAAFGLPIIQRLLATKDNVIPNPKLVRALVLVPTRELAQQVFDNVTSYAKGTDLKVVVAYGGVSMKVQTDNLRAGTDILVATPGRLIDHMFTKNIMLSQTEVLVLDEADRMLDMGFMPDIKRILSRMNEVRQTLFFSATFDNKIKAIAHRMMQSPSEIQVTPTNSTAETVKQMVYPVDKKRKSELLAYLIGSNNWQQVLVFTKTKQGTDALVKELKLDGIKAASINGDKSQGARQKALDDFKSGKVRALIATDVAARGIDIQQLEQVVNYDMPYKAEDYVHRIGRTGRAGNSGLAISLMSHDEAYLLGAIERLLDTRLPQEWLKGFEPSPEQDVSPERGGRSKSRSAEKRKMKAKLKIHQNRGKARR
- a CDS encoding efflux RND transporter periplasmic adaptor subunit; the protein is MNLSKLSVVVASALLLQACNNEIQHREQPPLLVSTFEVGAPLTDQYRSFNGQVMPAELTPLSFKLAGEIQQVTVEAGDAVEKGQLLATLDNATYVQDLTDAKSLFELASKQLARGTEMFGSKMLSQSEHDQLTANYKLASANLAAAERKLSYTKLLAPFSGTVSTVDKQRFENATPGETLLSLYQNDKVYVRIQVSDSILASISPDMRSSSYRPQATFGGHSGQYPLTYLEHTSELHPQSRTYEFWMQMQQPEDEILPGTSMTVNVDMAKAGLSDVQGYQLPMTTLEAGSEANQFYVWKMEDGQAFKSEVEVEKVSGHGALIAHGIEQGDVLVNSNLRKLRDGIKLSGKAE
- a CDS encoding efflux RND transporter periplasmic adaptor subunit, whose amino-acid sequence is MQSEVSIHAKTSKQVGAVIAALLLAGSLTGCNKVQSEENVQVIKPVKLFEIPQQTDVDLDSFIAKVDATDRAALSFQVGGDIKVFDVRMGQEVKKGQVLAVLDATDYRIAVDAAQAKFDLANSQYKQASELYSKKLVSTDYYDQALNTFTAAEVELEQAKTNLGYTKLVAPFDGVVSMVFGKQYQLIAEKQPVLNILNSGEMDVTFSIPVSKLEDRSIQDLTSSNMWVVMDSHRGIRIPTRFKEISTQPDEDTNSYQAVVSIEKPQDINLLSGMTAQVEVQKNRSDYGIGIVDSAWLSKEEGHGELWRYNPDSQLISKVQVTLNKQGNVIDGLSSGDLIVEAGVDVLSEGQQVKAWLREGGI
- a CDS encoding aromatic amino acid transport family protein, with amino-acid sequence MNKSKVFGSTLIIAGTTIGAGMLALPLASAGIGFSTSLFLMLGLWALMAFTALLMVELHQFVESDATLHTLAHTILGTKGKWIASFAVMFLFYALCAAYIAGGGAQFNQRISDIAGIELNGQVTTLLFTLLVAGVVTIGTHSVDKVNRVLFGLKLIAMVLVLSFLAPNITSQYLLSMPLQQGLIVAAIPVVFTSFGFHGSIPSIVRYLDGDVRSLRKVMIIGSALPLVIYIFWQGVTLGVVSQEQLLSDTSLGALLVSLSQTVHQSNLSVIVGVFADLALLTSFIGVSLGLFEFMGDSLSKKLGSAKRVKTAIITFLPPLGFALFYPQGFIMALGYAAIALSVLAILLPTVMVYKVRYTDFSVKSHGTEATYQVLGGSKALFLAGSVGVFIIAIQILISVGLLPSLG
- a CDS encoding methyl-accepting chemotaxis protein: MKEVQFRTIDKLFIKMSINDKFWVIFLIFFAAVVSLSGVNYVNKMEQIDTSAKLQAEYQLQGILSASDIPTSVNGVTQQSNPHATTISDKGVVTATAIGTDGKYYSLTLPSYDTQDQKQQALYTLLLSFLCCVPFGLFCYWVATFLGGALWVLYTTTQKIGDGDLTSRLGFHPGRDEFGTIGCALDRAMDTLTELVNNVNQSAATLSEASSSFETEMKRSETQIMSQNASLDSVATAMDQMTASANEVSNISARSTEQTEQDAQQINDSHAKVQQAISEITTLSSLIEQTSSSVTSLNVNTSQINEVITTINAISEQTNLLALNAAIEAARAGEQGRGFAVVADEVRTLASRTQSATVEIQAMIERLQQESQNIAKITEQTVDQAQTSSQLISNIGDDVNSIADSAQALMDMSIQIATSADEQSNVANTIAAELNDIRSQSDVIKEVAQNSSNGVSKLTDASITLSQTLARYRT
- a CDS encoding HAD-IA family hydrolase — protein: MRLEQTKCVIFDCDGTLIDSEKLCCQALVNVFSEFGANLNLNDCYAHFQGGKLADILLDTQARLGLSISIDTLEPLYRTELEALFQRHLKPMDGAIELIEFLKHQDIEFCIASNAPKSRVESSLAMTGMLDDFKGKVFSAFDANSWKPEPDLIMYTAMNMGFLPNECIYVDDTLKGIEAGVRAGIQSFRLRPNVDETLSGDPKADTAELAAQDIYSLEEISVWINGKHCSSGDKPSSAALVG
- a CDS encoding acyl carrier protein phosphodiesterase; amino-acid sequence: MNFLAHLHIAKHCKSNLAGNLLGDFVKGDPNKHYSDSLSDGIRLHRFVDSYTDRHDVSRSAKSLFSNQTKRFAPIALDVFWDHCLANHWAQFSTQSLEHFCSDSHQQIFEHQEPHWPEHFITVHQKMAEQRWLESYQEMSSIEMVLQRMASRRPKLGLLKACYADLEIHYDTLQCHFNELYPMVLKEAKEFNALQLQKNQKER
- a CDS encoding TetR/AcrR family transcriptional regulator — translated: MKMTEKKQGRRSAKDAEETRFQIMTVAAEMFCDSGYERVSLRNISEKAGVSHSLIRHHFGSKEKIWHAISDCLHVYFQSYISKIMQELPKGVAPNISIYLFAMRLFTNMIHSRRPMQLLSDSVRQEDNLVDYFIDNVGDLEYEINMLADQYNKANPEKAVNIYEIKWQMIMFANGAVCLTPFMESTWNEGDIEATAEEALMKHWQMFNKQMVNQFAIEEEWVLKPSTLEELIYEVPCEWKCNPEHNHD
- a CDS encoding IS4 family transposase, with amino-acid sequence MSLESQLANTFQSCNTFHHFEKYSEILSPELIQQGFEQAGVATVRRRRLPLEAVLWSVVGMSLFRQQSVWDIANQLDIVLPDRQRFVAPSAVVQARQRLGEEGVKQVFKKMATHGYHSSNFETWCGLNLLSVDGVVWRTTDTPENHQEFKAQSNQSSENIYPKVRMVCLMELTSHQLIDSTFSDYRTSEMRLAEELIEQTPDHSLTIFDKGYYSLGLLNRWNKVGKERHWMLPVRKDFQYEVVHKYSQSDAIVDIKTTPQARKKFSDLPETIEARLVSKIIKGKTYQVLTSMRDGLRFPGEDIVELYRYRWEIELGYREMKQTLLDSEYTLRSKRPDMVKQELWGILLAYNLIRQVMTKAAIKLDSVWPNQLSFTSSAMAVTQYFAALPLTSPGKLPKHYEVLLKQISMFTLPPRREDRSYPRWVKLKPQKYATNRKNASQLN